In one window of Plasmodium cynomolgi strain B DNA, chromosome 13, whole genome shotgun sequence DNA:
- a CDS encoding WD domain G-beta repeat domain containing protein (putative) — protein MTIEFVVNLENHKRRIWSICWSPDGNFLASVGADKYITIWIKTNKDKIKKTKESSKVWKKFKMFEEGTHKSGNIEFDIYDIIETNHEKSLRHIEFSRDGSFFVVASFDSKCSIYKKNNNDKWVFYKSLEGHEKEVKCASIHPTNKYIVTCGRDKSIWIHAKTDEVSKKDDEHGGSAANGGEALTNGGEALTNGGEALTNGGEAHTNGGEAHTNGGEAHTNGDEAHTNGEHNEEQVKEDSQNAVQTDVQCGNSGKIHLNGEPKKANNHFDVDFDFNFDAYLTAHSEDIKFVAWCPLSENTFISLSYDNSLKIWSKQISEWNCVQTLNEHTSVVWCVAFNFDGSEFATCSDDKSIRIWKSEKKVWYNKHKYPFLYQHIVKDARKSSNESSLWSFINKSNGTMGGSVTGMKKVLTNDNRGYSNHNSKHSANGKGSNDRNFLDKTKNLFRKIKEPKIQGVGEKTSDGPSNFPTLDYSKEDKEVQAALKAVVQNNFVPLYFDHGLFKFVYKYADVEGGKEGACIQRKASAEKREEQGSDPQKESPSGARLIAKKELNNELNNALNNELNSELNNEPEKEPKNEPEKDECISKVSKDGVDQANTHGTDIAHKNESDDVSELSNEEKTNKQSGCTTTQDEQQTSNPVSENNVSSMNIIPNLSDKEKDLKNVSFDDWKIKHVIEGYHKRSISYLDWNAYEDLIAASSFDNSLKIFQKNLDTWNLIENIENAHLSDVNCVVWCPQKYQDYFLLATAGDDCVINIWKYTKG, from the coding sequence ATGACAATCGAGTTTGTGGTAAACCTGGAAAATCACAAGAGAAGAATTTGGAGTATCTGTTGGAGCCCTGATGGAAATTTCCTGGCGTCCGTAGGAGCAGACAAATATATAACCATATGgattaaaacaaataaagacaaaataaaaaagacaaaagaaAGCAGTAAAGTAtggaagaaatttaaaatgtttgaagAAGGGACACACAAATCAGGCAACATAGAATTTGATATATATGACATTATAGAAACTAATCACGAGAAGTCACTACGTCACATTGAATTTTCTCGAGACGGAAGCTTCTTTGTTGTTGCATCCTTTGATTCGAAGTGCtccatttataaaaaaaataataatgacaAATGGGTTTTTTACAAATCTTTGGAGGGACACGAAAAGGAGGTGAAGTGTGCCTCAATTCATCCCACCAATAAGTACATAGTAACCTGCGGAAGGGACAAAAGCATATGGATACACGCCAAGACGGATGAGGTGAGTAAGAAGGACGACGAGCATGGTGGGAGCGCGGcaaacgggggagaagcgctCACAAACGGGGGCGAAGCGCTCACAAACGGGGGCGAAGCGCTCacaaacgggggagaagcacacacaaacgggggagaagcacacacaaacgggggagaagcacacaCAAACGGGGACGAAGCACACACAAACGGGGAACACAATGAGGAACAGGTAAAAGAGGATTCACAAAATGCCGTGCAAACAGATGTACAATGTGGCAACTCGGGGAAAATTCACCTGAACGGAGAGCCCAAAAAAGCCAATAACCACTTCGACGTTGACTTCGACTTCAACTTTGACGCTTACCTAACGGCGCATTCTGAAGACATAAAGTTCGTCGCCTGGTGCCCTCTCAGCGAAAACACATTCATCTCCCTTTCGTATGATAActctttaaaaatttggagtAAACAGATAAGCGAGTGGAATTGTGTACAGACCTTAAATGAACACACATCTGTGGTGTGGTGTGTTGCCTTCAATTTTGATGGCTCTGAATTCGCTACCTGCTCAGATGACAAATCCATAAGAATATGgaagagtgaaaaaaaggtttgGTACAATAAACATAAGTACCCTTTTCTTTACCAGCATATAGTAAAGGACGCAAGGAAATCATCAAATGAAAGCTCCTTGTGGTCGTTTATAAATAAATCGAATGGCACAATGGGGGGTAGTGTCACTGGGATGAAAAAGGTGCTCACGAATGATAACCGCGGGTATAGTAACCATAACAGTAAGCACAGTGCAAATGGGAAAGGGTCCAACGATCGAAATTTTCtggataaaacaaaaaacctGTTTCGAAAGATAAAAGAACCGAAGATCCAAGGGGTGGGTGAGAAAACCTCCGATGGGCCATCCAATTTCCCTACATTAGATTATTCAAAGGAGGACAAAGAGGTGCAGGCGGCCTTGAAGGCAGTCGTGCAGAATAATTTCGTGCCACTCTATTTCGACCATGgccttttcaaatttgtttacAAGTACGCAGATgtggaaggggggaaagaaggaGCGTGTATACAGAGGAAGGCTTCGGCCGAGAAGAGAGAGGAACAAGGAAGCGACCCGCAAAAGGAATCCCCAAGCGGAGCACGCCTCATCGCGAAAAAGGAGCTGAACAACGAACTGAACAACGCACTGAACAACGAACTGAACAGCGAACTGAACAACGAACCGGAAAAGGAACCGAAAAACGAACCGGAAAAGGACGAGTGCATCTCCAAGGTGTCCAAAGATGGCGTCGATCAAGCGAACACGCATGGCACAGATATAGCGCACAAAAACGAGTCGGACGACGTGTCAGAATTGAGCAACGAGGAAAAGACTAACAAACAGAGTGGATGCACCACCACGCAAGACGAACAACAAACGAGTAACCCAGTTTCAGAAAACAACGTCTCCTCTATGAACATAATTCCAAATCTCAGtgacaaagaaaaagatttaaaaaatgtatcgtTCGATGactggaaaataaaacacgtGATAGAAGGATACCACAAGAGAAGCATTAGCTACCTGGACTGGAATGCTTACGAGGATTTAATTGCAGCGTCTTCCTTTGACAActctttgaaaatatttcagaAGAATCTAGACACATGGAATTTGATAGAGAATATCGAAAATGCTCATTTGAGTGACGTCAATTGTGTTGTGTGGTGCCCGCAGAAGTACCAGGACTATTTTTTGCTGGCCACCGCTGGCGATGACTGCGTCATTAACATATGGAAGTACACGAAGGGGTAA
- a CDS encoding hypothetical protein (putative), whose product MTNIVSALPNEEKDAWLNLNDIRQNAKKYNWQEIPGKQNNYIFSKDHVKICIIGLKGLVTIDIRLLSGVNYKLCKSNLKKEEIYDLFSMNSFFNHTNDVLQKSVLCNSYDLTVKEKIDLFNKNDKSFLQGVKCKDLFFRNRGESHRLGSEKVKTGTTKVKSSAISSATNGEQQGKHNSIDIPEEKKVQVKPAQSTQTELQPEEGKQLQKGNAHIRNGFCENALDVTPLCKAVNKAVSTAVGKAVGKAVGKAVLYKEEDKDNKKVLKKLCLFNKHPRDKVSENSKGCPIEGGANSLTGEDPSCGNDHSGEHSKVEGQQRGDIYPKGSTNQKGETNRSDYGVKKGDVEREKSSPPHILSDHASDIEEAEKLNVGNSQVSREIDANKHGANKTKENKQNLNDNCVDNEQELSLSPGRENNVVTPHNDTFGKFNSGEKYSLRYGSTKGNSKECLEWCDTLSSKRECHMSKSFTTHSLSEEDLKNEALHRMGPSEEETANWCSGEGHTNGHLLENVTDEGGSPIDCNAGHQPSNRFAHKTDTVNVYIQNNTVQYCGPKYRQRRKAKVRWVRDEDGLSHLKGYRSCGEKWGSKWGNKWGSRWSSRWGSKWDNHWDNWENWDYRRDHGRNTWNGKYNHYNQPGKKSLVMGHSFSPRKSHHLAVRTDGKNNYRDKNSAYYSPSWTKHAPKYYTADPRKVYNTGRGQMVGFHEEATCINAEEDEKIGKSNYPFWGVQKRKGALHFYHKSGFYITQNRNNYARRKYNENKPSDALKPYEPHKNVKELEKEIYSKLSYLKHFKHDYTKSIPRYYCTFRHLLAQSRTRKRPLWLQNMIATNKCGYCDEQFSSLKSLENHFVHVKTHRIYYCCGKPFSSLKFLYIHLRRDNHYGYVYYY is encoded by the coding sequence ATGACCAACATAGTTAGCGCCCTTccgaatgaagaaaaggatgCGTGGCTAAATTTGAATGATATCAGACAAAACGCGAAGAAGTACAACTGGCAAGAGATCCCTGGGAAGCAAAacaattacattttttcgaaaGACCATGTGAAAATATGCATCATAGGATTGAAGGGACTAGTGACAATAGATATCCGACTACTAAGTGGAGTCAACTACAAATTGTGCAAAAgcaatttgaagaaagaaGAGATATATGACTTATTCTCAATGAATAGTTTTTTTAATCACACAAATGATGTACTACAGAAATCGGTTTTGTGCAACAGTTATGATTTAactgtaaaggaaaaaatagatCTTTTCAATAAAAACGATAAGTCATTTTTGCAAGGGGTGAAATGCAAGGACTTGTTTTTTCGCAACCGTGGAGAGTCACATAGGTTGGGCAGTGAAAAGGTAAAAACGGGCACAACGAAAGTAAAAAGCAGCGCAATAAGCAGTGCAACGAATGGGGAGCAGCAGGGGAAACATAATTCGATAGACATCCCTGAGGAAAAGAAAGTGCAAGTCAAGCCGGCCCAATCAACCCAGACGGAGCTTCAACCGGAGGAAGGCAAACAGttacaaaagggaaatgcACACATTAGGAATGGCTTTTGCGAAAATGCGCTCGATGTGACCCCGTTATGTAAGGCAGTTAATAAGGCAGTTAGTACGGCAGTTGGTAAGGCAGTTGGTAAGGCAGTTGGTAAGGCAGTTCTCTACAAGGAGGAAGACAAGGACAACAAAAAGgtcttgaaaaaattatgccttTTTAACAAACATCCTCGTGATAAAGTCAGCGAAAATTCGAAAGGATGTCCAATCGAAGGAGGAGCAAATTCACTAACTGGGGAAGATCCCTCCTGTGGAAATGATCATAGTGGAGAACACTCCAAAGTTGAGGGGCAACAAAGGGGAGACATTTACCCAAAGGGGAGTACCAAccagaagggggaaacaaacCGCAGCGATTATGGTGTAAAGAAAGGAGACgtagagagagaaaaaagttcACCTCCTCATATATTGAGTGACCATGCGAGCGATATTGAAGAGgcggaaaaattaaacgtAGGTAATTCCCAAGTGAGCAGAGAAATAGATGCTAATAAGCACGGGGCGAATAAGACgaaggaaaacaaacaaaatttgaatgaTAACTGTGTTGATAACGAACAGGAGTTGTCACTCTCCCCAGGGAGAGAAAACAACGTGGTTACTCCGCATAACGATACATTTGGTAAATTCAATtcaggagaaaaatattccctACGTTATGGTAGCACTAAGGGGAATAGCAAAGAATGTCTCGAATGGTGCGACACGCTAAGTAGCAAGAGAGAGTGCCATATGTCGAAGTCCTTCACCACGCATTCTCTCAGCGAGGAAGACTTAAAAAACGAAGCGTTGCATCGAATGGGCCCTAGCGAGGAGGAAACGGCTAATTGGTGCAGCGGGGAggggcacacaaatgggCACCTGCTTGAGAATGTGACTGATGAAGGGGGGAGTCCCATCGACTGCAACGCGGGCCACCAACCGAGCAATCGTTTCGCCCACAAAACGGACACGGTTAACGTATACATACAAAATAACACGGTACAGTACTGTGGTCCGAAATATAGGCAAAGGAGGAAGGCCAAGGTGAGGTGGGTGCGGGACGAAGACGGCTTAAGCCACCTGAAGGGTTATCGCAGTTGCGGGGAAAAATGGGGCAGCAAGTGGGGCAACAAGTGGGGAAGCAGGTGGAGCAGCAGGTGGGGCAGCAAGTGGGATAACCACTGGGACAATTGGGAAAACTGGGACTACCGTCGGGACCATGGCAGGAACACCTGGAATGGGAAATACAATCATTACAATCAGCCTGGGAAAAAAAGCCTCGTCATGGGACACAGTTTCTCCCCGCGTAAATCTCATCACTTGGCCGTGCGGACAGACGGAAAAAACAACTACAGGGATAAAAACAGCGCGTATTACAGCCCCAGTTGGACTAAGCACGCCCCGAAATATTACACAGCAGATCCACGTAAGGTTTACAATACTGGTAGGGGCCAAATGGTAGGTTTTCACGAAGAGGCAACTTGTATCAATGCagaggaagatgaaaaaattggtaaATCTAATTATCCATTTTGGGgtgtacaaaaaagaaaaggtgcTCTCCACTTTTATCATAAAAGTGGTTTTTATATAACGCAAAATAGGAACAATTATGCGCGTAGAAAATACAACGAAAATAAACCAAGTGACGCGTTGAAGCCATATGAACcgcacaaaaatgtaaaagaacTTGAGAAGGAAATATACAGCAAGCTGTCCTATTTAAAGCACTTCAAACATGACTATACCAAGTCGATCCCCAGATATTACTGCACCTTTAGACATTTGCTTGCCCAATCCAGGACAAGAAAACGACCCCTGTGGCTACAAAACATGATAGCTACGAATAAATGTGGCTACTGTGATGAGCAGTTTTCCAGTTTGAAGAGTCTGGAAAACCATTTCGTTCATGTGAAAACGCATAGAATATATTACTGCTGTGGGAAGCCCTTCTCttctttgaaatttttatacattcaCCTCAGGAGGGATAACCACTATGGGTACGTTTACTATTACtaa
- a CDS encoding hypothetical protein (putative) encodes MNSRSATGNKFAGSPNSFENNDNKENHLREVVTPLGDVYILNEKTNEKFIKGTQRSDGTFRKTIRVRTDYMPQEENCVYQVKGKILEQQNKSRIANSSTKTYASENPFDSNAASAKKKKKCPDGTPLMTMKMKTKIKTQRI; translated from the exons ATGAACAGCAGAAGTGCCACAGGGAATAAGTTTGCAGGGAGCCCCAACTCTTTTGAAAATAACGACAATAAAGAAAATCATCTGAGAGAAGTGGTGACACCGTTAGGGGATGTTTACATACTCAATGAAAAAACCAATGAGAAATTTATTAAGGGCACCCAGAGGAGTGATGGCACGTTTAGGAAAACCATCCGCGTGAGGACGGACTACATGCCGCAG GAGGAAAACTGCGTATATCAagtgaaggggaaaatactGGAGCAGCAGAACAAGAGCAGGATTGCAAACTCCAGCACGAAGACCTATGCAAGCGAGAATCCCTTCGACAGCAATGCAGCAAGCGCAAAAAAG aaaaaaaagtgcccgGATGGAACCCCATTAATGacaatgaaaatgaaaacgaaaatCAAAACgcaaagaatttaa
- a CDS encoding krox-like protein. putative (putative), which yields MTANFKNKTALCYLDENLNSNSYSESEKIFLKNNINWNKINVLKCNQKKNEEGSSCSSSAGILMDMGSGNNNYVDSANYNDVSINYKNMQKFKSSSYSGDANREDRSVLSKRKYNHLSEEYEKRKRKLSPLDLFEDADDGDGGDDGGDGHVDSAASHENPNKDHFTNKYDFEFVENYKNVYLNKGGIAGGVAQGKIPKKHMQEEEDDEEEEEDVLANSQVSKDGSSGAEQDEDFPNVDGNGSSQVEGKYQIDKIYGTCLENVESSFILTKNMKKSYKNFIQNEKKKIKDQAEGYTNESAGNVYTSTLEGNGLLYSDDLGLNCALEEEGTAEEDEEEEVEMEVEMQVEMEHGVEVEEGVEREAEKEVEVEGEEYFNTPKNYPTRETNDLKGVLDMPNGAHEKTEEGNNCSDSKNEEARSKEVDGDYNYTCNDKQNDHSFEGSRLGQQQNSNNDDGNSGRETHPTDGQSNLTEAEKETQFFTPSQTVDKRNLVSTFKDDEDEEEQDQAEGQINEHIPAKGKKSNKRVYKKGNLSVPTENINVKEEKEKGLEEDQETHDSDSENGNVLKSVDDLDHVPISGSQLEKPNSEECNGAVMEERSFPVVRKEKQEVEDNTMGTKRRDGTSPGLVAKSASAAIKPVGPFTKQKDTIIKPVVTINKPVCAINKQINKAALVERKKKQVRKNCLIKAEVPKENSEVNSPATMVRVKRENCEDDIRKEGMPMSVDNNTSKMDKMKENFGTIRIKMEVEESEVNIKTEPREIPKVNKQSEGEQLNECEKHGERDQHYEDGQHDASPALTQSISMNVVQSGDANKCPKTVGERASSRTSEKARDRNSAQTSDNAQSKRRSMFYENMSSKISRIFFFSSKKANNNEPDGNSDSERESQDRKRDSDNDKEGNDETSESDENEQKEASESNDSNGGSTDKPLYSTEKSQEDGTQKNNTAQLKDLAGEGDEGNDEHSPSEGKSGEENENLQTYENRDGGDGKVGDNNGDEDLTSRTKKGKSPLGTKKVGRRKIGIVKKEPLGAANLAEIETRTCNLCNSIFANSKLMQRHVMSVHSEERPYECEICLKRYKRADHLKLHRIKHDLNKEDKKFQCSICQMFFKTPRQLKNCKLKHMKCSLEGERHTGGSESGTWRGDAAPKQAGTELSEQREEADERQVEADERQVEGDKQQVEGDQRQVETDKRQVEAQEQQANAEQRWELKKENCSPSRISVEIRTCNVCNMIFANKKLMKRHLMSVHSESRPYKCHLCIKTYKRSDHLKKHILTHKDNKEKIKYTCSICQASFDTPKELRSHKIRHYTCPYENCSYSYSTISKMKYHLNKHKCNLFYSCPVCSKKFLIYKEFIQHKRSCFKKKYVCLQCNKIYLHVNGYNKHVRKVHLNIIQNYKCTVNNCSKEFSSEFSLKEHIINFHHRVKRFFCSKCNMSFGYRSSFRRHNINIHP from the exons ATGACCGCGAATTTCAAAAACAAAACTGCACTTTGCTATCTCGATGAAAATTTGAACAGCAACTCGTACAgcgaaagtgaaaaaattttcctaaaGAACAACATAAActggaacaaaataaacgtattaaaatgtaaccagaagaaaaatgaagagggaAGCAGCTGCAGCAGTAGCGCCGGCATCCTTATGGATATGGGGAGTGGCAACAACAACTATGTTGACAGTGCCAACTACAACGACGTTAGcataaattacaaaaatatgcaaaagttCAAAAGTAGTTCCTATTCGGGGGACGCAAATCGAGAGGACAGAAGCGTTTTAAGCAAAAGGAAGTACAACCACCTGTCTGAGGAGTatgagaaaaggaaaagaaagctGTCCCCGTTGGATCTGTTCGAGGACGCCGATGATGGTGATGGCGGTGATGATGGAGGGGACGGACACGTCGATAGCGCTGCGTCGCACGAAAATCCAAACAAAGACCACTTTACAAACAAATACGATTTTGAGTTTGTggagaattacaaaaatgtctACCTGAATAAAGGCGGCATCGCCGGTGGAGTGGCCCAGGGGAAAATCCCCAAGAAGCATAtgcaggaggaagaggatgatgaggaggaggaggaggacgtTCTTGCCAACAGCCAAGTGAGCAAAGATGGGAGCAGCGGCGCAGAGCAGGACGAGGACTTCCCGAACGTCGACGGAAACGGGAGTAGCCAAGTGGAGGGGAAATAccaaattgataaaatttacGGCACCTGCCTCGAAAATGTCGAAAGTTCGTTCATCCTAACgaagaatatgaaaaagagctataaaaattttatacaaaatgaaaagaaaaaaataaaagatcaAGCAGAGGGGTATACGAACGAGTCGGCTGGAAATGTCTACACAAGTACTCTCGAGGGGAACGGGTTACTGTACTCAGATGACCTGGGGTTGAACTGCGCCCTGGAAGAGGAGGGGACGGcggaggaggatgaggaagaggaagtGGAGATGGAAGTGGAGATGCAAGTGGAAATGGAACATGGAGTGGAAGTGGAAGAGGGAGTGGAAAGGGAAGCGGAAAAGGAAGTGGAagtggaaggagaagaatattttaacacACCGAAGAATTACCCGACTCGTGAGACCAACGATTTGAAGGGAGTTCTTGACATGCCTAATGGTGCACATGAAAAGACCGAAGAGGGAAATAACTGCAGTGATAGTAAAAATGAGGAGGCACGAAGCAAAGAAGTAGACGGTGATTATAATTACACATGCAATGACAAGCAGAATGACCATTCATTCGAGGGTAGTAGATTGGGCCAGCAACAGAACAGCAACAATGACGATGGAAATAGCGGCAGAGAGACACACCCCACGGATGGACAATCAAATTTAacagaagcagaaaaggaaacacaattttttactccttcTCAAACGGTCGACAAGAGGAATCTCGTAAGTACGTTCAAAGATGACGAAGACGAAGAGGAGCAGGATCAAGCAGAGGGACAAATCAATGAGCACATTCCAGCCAAAGGAAAGAAATCGAATAAAAGGGTCTACAAGAAAGGTAACTTATCCGTACCaacagaaaatataaatgtgaaagaagaaaaagagaaaggatTGGAGGAAGATCAAGAAACACATGACAGTGATAGTGAAAATGGGAATGTTCTGAAATCCGTCGATGATTTGGATCATGTGCCGATAAGCGGAAGTCAGTTGGAGAAGCCAAATTCCGAAGAGTGCAATGGCGCTGTGATGGAGGAAAGAAGTTTCCCCGTTGTACGtaaggagaagcaggaggtGGAAGACAATACGATGGGGACCAAACGGAGGGATGGCACATCACCAGGTTTAGTTGCCAAATCGGCAAGTGCTGCTATCAAACCGGTGGGCCCATTTACCAAACAGAAAGATACAATTATCAAACCCGTAGTTACGATTAACAAACCTGTGTGTGCCATCAACAAACAGATAAATAAAGCGGCGCTTgtagaaaggaagaaaaaacaagttCGCAAAAACTGCCTAATAAAAGCGGAAGTGCCAAAAGAGAACAGCGAAGTTAATTCGCCAGCCACAATGGTTAGAGTCAAACGGGAAAACTGCGAGGATGACATTAGGAAGGAGGGAATGCCAATGTCAGTAGACAATAACACGAGCAAAATGGATAAgatgaaggaaaattttGGAACCATTAGGATAAAGATGGAGGTGGAGGAGAGCGAGGTGAACATAAAGACGGAGCCCAGGGAAATCCCGAAGGTGAATAAACAGAGCGAAGGGGAGCAGCTTAACGAGTGTGAGAAGCATGGAGAGAGAGACCAGCATTACGAGGACGGGCAGCATGACGCATCGCCAGCCTTGACGCAAAGTATATCAATGAATGTGGTTCAGAGCGGAGACGCCAACAAATGTCCAAAAACAGTTGGTGAAAGGGCTAGCAGCAGAACGAGCGAAAAGGCTAGAGACAGGAACAGCGCCCAAACAAGTGACAACGCGCAAAGTAAAAGGAGAAGCAtgttttatgaaaatatgtcGAGCAAAATTTCgagaattttctttttttcttccaaaaagGCTAACAATAATGAACCGGATGGAAACTCGGACAGTGAACGGGAGAGTCAAGACAGGAAAAGGGACAGTGACAACGACAAAGAGGGGAATGATGAGACAAGCGAAAGTGACGAGAATGAGCAGAAGGAAGCGAGCGAATCGAATGATTCCAATGGAGGAAGCACAGACAAGCCGCTCTACTCGACGGAAAAATCACAAGAGGACGGTACTCAAAAGAATAACACCGCTCAGTTGAAAGATCTCGCGGGGGAAGGTGATGAAGGAAACGATGAACATTCCCCCAGTGAAGGAAAATCAGgtgaggaaaatgaaaatttgcaAACCTATGAAAACAGGGATGGTGGGGATGGCAAGGTTGGTGACAACAATGGTGACGAGGACCTGACCAGCaggacgaaaaaaggaaagagccCCCTGGGGACCAAGAAAGTTGGCCGGAGAAAAATAGGCATTGTGAAGAAAGAACCACTTGGAGCAGCCAACCTAGCAGAAATTGAAACAAGGACATGCAACTTATGCaactccatttttgcaaacagcAAATTAATGCAAAGACATGTGATGAGCGTCCACTCGGAAGAAAGGCCATACGAGTGCGAAATTTGTCTCAAACGGTATAAAAGGGCAGACCACTTGAAACTGCATCGGATAAAACACGACCTAAATAAAGAGGACAAGAAGTTCCAATGCTCCATCTGTCAGATGTTTTTCAAAACGCCCAGacagttaaaaaattgcaagtTGAAGCATATGAAGTGTTCCTTGG AGGGAGAGAGGCACACTGGTGGTAGCGAGAGCGGCACATGGAGAGGTGATGCTGCCCCGAAACAGGCGGGCACTGAACTGAGTGAGCAGCgggaagaagcggacgaGCGGCAAGTTGAAGCGGACGAACGGCAAGTCGAAGGGGACAAACAGCAAGTCGAAGGGGACCAGCGGCAAGTCGAAACGGACAAGCGGCAAGTCGAAGCGCAGGAGCAGCAGGCGAACGCGGAACAACGGTGGGAACTGAAGAAGGAGAACTGCAGCCCAAGTAGAATTTCTGTCGAAATTCGAACGTGCAACGTGTGCAATAtgatttttgcaaataaaaaattaatgaaaagaCACCTGATGAGTGTGCATTCAGAATCAAGACCATACAAATGTCACCTATGCATAAAAACGTACAAAAGGTCGGACCATTTGAAGAAGCATATTTTAACCCATAAAGATaataaagagaaaataaaatacacatGTTCCATTTGTCAGGCTAGCTTTGATACTCCCAAAGAATTAAGATCACACAAGATAAGGCACTACACATGTCCATATGAAAATTGCTCCTACTCCTATTCGACCATCTCCAAAATGAAGTACCATTTGAATAAGCACAAATGTAACCTCTTCTATTCTTGTCCTGTGTGTTCCAAAAAATTCCTCATTTATAAAGAGTTCATACAACACAAGAGGAGCTGCTTCAAGAAGAAGTACGTCTGTCTGCAGtgcaacaaaatttatttgcatgtTAATGGTTACAACAAACATGTGAGGAAAGTCCATTTGAATATTATTCAGAACTACAAATGTACGGTGAATAACTGCAGCAAGGAATTTTCTTCTGAATTTAGCTTGAAGGAACACATAATAAATTTCCATCATCGGGTCAAGCGCTTTTTCTGCTCCAAGTGCAACATGTCCTTTGGCTACAGGAGCTCCTTTCGCCGCCACAACATTAATATACATCCGTGA
- a CDS encoding U6 snRNA-associated Sm-like protein LSm7 (putative): MSVLPTTPSYNKENKFMTDIKKFMNQKIRVKFDGGREVVGNLIGHDAIFNLVLDKTEEYIRDPNDSFVITEKTRSIGLVVARGTSVLSFFRHIALITPVDGTQEISNPFISEQK; this comes from the exons ATGTCGGTGCTTCCAACGACCCCATCATATAACAAAGAAAACAAGTTCATGACAGACATCAAGAAATTTATGAACCAAAAGATTCGCGTCAAGTTCGATGGCGGTAGAGAAG TTGTTGGCAATTTAATTGGCCACGATGCAATCTTCAACTTAGTGCTGGACAAAACTGAGGAATATATAAGAG ACCCGAATGACAGCTTCGTCATAACGGAGAAAACGAGGAGCATCGGTTTAGTCGTCGCCAGGGGGACATCGGTACTGTCGTTTTTCCGGCAC ATCGCGCTAATAACGCCAGTAGACGGCACGCAAGAAATCTCCAATCCTTTCATATCGGAACAGAAGTGA